The Bacteroidales bacterium genome includes the window ATTAAAAATCTAATTATAAACAGGGAACATTATTCCCATTAAAACAAATACTTTATGAAGTTACCGTCAGAAAGTTCTTCGAGTGAGGTATTGGTTAACTACTCTGTTTACACATCGGTACGGGTGGCTGCTAAACATGGAACTAATCAATTATCTAACCCATTAGTTGATGCTTACGAAGCATTAGAAACAAAAATTACAGAACGAAAAAGGAAGACAAAGGAAAGTGCTGCAAAGCTGGCAATGCGCGACGAAAAAAACGATTGTTGCGATAATGCAATTGTAAATTTATCGTTGGAGCTCCTAAGTGCCACTGGAAACAATAGGGAGGATATTCGCTATAAGAGTTTATATACCAAAACTCCAAGTAGAATAACAGTACAACCAATTAAAGATAAATCGAGCGATATTAAAGTATTAATTCAAAAGCTTAGTACCAATAGCGGGGATGCTATATATGCAAAACATCTGCCGATACTACAAGCTGCCATAGCTGAACTCGATGAAGCAGAAGCAAGCTACCAAGCAGCATTGATAAACGAGCAAAGCAGCTACGATTTCGAAAAAGCATCCCAAGCAGCATTACGCAATACTTTAGTAAGAACCTACGGAAAGCTTATTGATATAGCCGGGAAAAAGAATGCAGATAACTACTTTAAGAAATCAGCCGATAAAAAGAAGAAAGAAACAAAGCAGGGAGAAAAACCCATTGAGCCTTGAGATAAATAGAATGATATAAAAGTTAAACCTTTTACGGAAATCTAATCTCATAGGATAACATTTCCGCCCTCGAAAGTGTCTGCACATTTTGATTTTTGCTCAAAGCCCCCCCGCAAAGCAAAAAACACAAAAGGAGCAGACACTTTTATTTTATCATATCTCCAATTTGATAAAATATAGAATATGATTGATTTTGAAACCCCAAAAAAGATAAAATCGCCTTTTGATAATTTATAATAAATCATTAAGTTTGATAAAGATTACTAAAAGGTACACAATACATTCCAATATGGGTTTATATATGTACTTTTAGTGTATATATAAACAAGTTGCCAGTAATTATAAAAATGAAGCCAAGTGCTAGAAATTAACCGAATATTGATTCAATTAAATAAAGCTGTTGATGCAGCTAACTCAGAATTTCCACAGGAAAGGGGAATAGCAATTACTCTATTTGATAACTTAATTGAAGTGCAACTATTCAAAAAAGCAGAGATTATATTTTTATTTGATAGAACTACTTGGTACAAAGGGAATAGGAAATTTAATTATAAAACTCGAAATAGTTCTTTAGGTTATTACGATTCATTATTAAAATTTTCCAAAAATAATGGAATAATTACAGAGAGTGATTTTGAAATTCTAAAATATGCACACAGTATTCGGAATTCAGTATTTCACAATGGCGTGTTGAATAATCTAAAATTAGATTTAGCAATTTTAATTTTTTATGACTTTGTAAATAGGAATATAACAAAATGGGGAAGTCCCCTCGGCTTGATATGCTATAAAAATTCGCCCGGGTATGAAAAAATAGATTTTGGACAGGGGTTAGGGAAAAATAAAATTTCATTAGGCCATAAAGATTATTTTGATGAAGCGGTAGGTTATATCCTTGGTAAGATAAAAATTCGGTCAGGTTTAAATGAAAAGGTACAAAATATATTAGAAACACAAATTGAGAGAATTAAAGACTCAATTGAATTTATAAATTCAGAATCTAAAACTCTAAATTTTTACGATGTTCTTGGGCGATATTGGTATTTAAATGATGATTTCTTTAATTTTTATAAATCAGGTCGTAATCCTAAAAACCTTGATAGTATTTTACTTTTGTATGGTTTTTTACGAGAAAATAAAGAGTACTTAGATGATATTGAAGAATTAAAAAGGAGACAAACTAAAGGTAAAAAACTTTTAAGAAAATATCGTTCACAAAAAAATGAAAAATACCCACATTGGACAGATATTAAAAATATTGAAAAGCGAATTTTAAAATTGAATGGACTAGAACCTGATAAAGTTTTAAAGAATTTAATAGATATAGAAAATAAGATATCTTATTTATATTCAGATTTGGATCAAGCAAGTTCAGATTTAGATTTATATATTCAAGAATTAATTGATATTGAGAGAGAAAAATAAATAACTACTGGCAATCGAGTAGGCAGCCGATGGGCTAAAAGCCTATCGGAGAGCCTCCCCGCTCGCCGAAGTTTAGCGAAGCGTAACTTCGTCGTAATTAACCGAACGAATCCCGAAGGGATCGACGAAGTCAACTGAGCTCATCGAAGATAAATAGCGGTCTTAAATCGCACCAATACCAAATTAAAATTCCCTTGCAAAGCAAAAAAACAAAAGGAGCAGACACTTTTGTTTTTCACATCTCCAATTTGATATAATATAGAATATGGCTATTTATAAAAGACCAAAAAAGATATCAATAATGCTGGTTAAAATTTATTTATGAACTGTCAGGACATAAAAGAAGTAAAGCCACTGAGATTTATATAGATGTAACAGAAAAGAGTAGCAGAAAAATTCGATCTCCATTAAATGATTTAATAATTTAAACTACTTTTGGTATAGAAATATTATACCATAACAATGGTACAATATATACCAAATATTGTTGTATATATACCATTGGGTGGTATATATAAACGAGTTAGCGGCAATAAAAACAGCAGTATGGAGAATCGAACAGAACTAATATTTTCTAATACGACTGCTGTAAAACTTTTGAGATTTAAATAAATTAAAGGATAATAATTATGAATACAAAAAAAACTTTTCAAAATGAAAAGATTAATGTAAAGATAATACTGTCAGCTTTATGGGTTGCAGTAATGTTTATCTATGTTTATGCTGATATTAAGACACTTTTTCAACCTAAGATTCTCGAGCAGATTATCTCAGGAATCGTGGCTGGAATGACAATTAACCAAGGTTTTTTATTTGCAGCAGCTATATTAATGTCTATTCCTGCAATTATGATAATACTCTCACTGACATTAAGACCAAACATAAACAGATGGGTTAATATTATTATTAGTTTTTTATTTATTATTCTGATCATTATTTCACGTTTTGTGCCAGGCAAAATATGGTACTACTATATCTATTATCAGTCAATTGAAGCAATTTTTCATTTTCTAATAATTTGGTATGCATGGAGATGGCCAATACAAGAAGAATAATAGAGAAATTAACAAAATAAAAGATAGATACACGACCGCACAACAACGCCTATCTGTCATTGGGGTTTTACAGTGAAGTTGTTCTTTCGTAGCACGTTTGCAGGTTTGTGGTGGCGGAAAGTTTACAGCTTCGAAGTCCCCCCGTTAAGTGGAGGCTGTAAAAACAAAAATGATTGGGTTGGGCGGTCGGCTGTGCCGCCGTCCACCTATTCCTCCCGCTCGGCATTCTAAGACATAAGCAAATAAAATAGAATAATTATTTTTGTATTGCCAAATAACGACTGGCGGAGCCAAACTCCCAAACACAACAAATAAGCAAAACGTTAGCGTGTCATAATAGAAGAAATAATAACTTTCAAAATAATTTATAGAAGAGCAATTAAACAAGCATTAATATAACAGTATGAAGAACAAAAAAAGCACTTATATAATTGTTTCAATTTCCATTTTCGTTGGACTATTACATTTCGTTATTGGTCCTGATTATCAAGGAATTTTCAAGCATTTTGTTCGTGGATATTTAATTGACATTCTGCTACCTATGAATCTATACTTATTGATGCAAATATCACTAAGAAAGAACATATCAGTTAATAAAGCCCGAATCATAGGTGCAATAATCACTGTTGCTTTTGGAACAATGGTAGAAATATTACAACTTTATAAAATTGAATTTTTTGGCAGCACATATGACCCCTGGGATATTCTTATGTATACAATTGGAGTTGGTTTGGGTATTGTATTTGATTTGACAATAATTGACAAGTTTGAAAAGCAAAGACAGAAAAATGAATAATTACGAACCCCGTTCAGCGAAGCGTAACTTCGTCGAGCTGAGGGAAATTATTAATTTCCAATCTATTTCTGCTTCATCTTCAAATAAATATTTGTGAGTACCTTCTTTGTATAAAGGGGGAACTCGCCATTCATCATCCATCCGTAATAGCTGGGTTCTTTTTCCAGCACTTCAACTACCGATTTGCCTTTATGCTTTCCAAAGTTGAATACCTCAACACCCTTTTCATCAATTATGATTCGTCCTAAAAAATCAACGTTTTTGGTTTGTGCGCTAAATTCGGCAAGAAATTCGACATCATTCTTAAGATCTGTATATTTATCAAGTTGAGACATAAGCACCTCATAGGTTGCATAGGAGTCGGCACCTGCATTATGCGCATTTTCTATTTCCTTATCACAATAAAACTTAAGTGCCGCACCTAGAGTTCTCTTTTCCATCTTATGAAAGATGGTTTGAACATCAATAAATTTACGCTTTCTAAGATCTAAATCAACCCCAGCACGAAGAAACTCTTCCGCAAGTAGTGGAAAGTCAAATTTATTTGAGTTAAACCCTGCAAAATCGCACCCTTCAATAAAATTCGCCAATGATTTTGCCACCTCTTTAAACAAAGGCTCGTTCTTTATATCTTCATCTGTAATGCCGTGAATGGCAGTAGTCTCAGGAGGGATTGGCATTCCAGGGTTTACCCTTTTAACTTTTAGTTCCTCTCTCCCATCAACATGAATTTTAAGAACAGCAATTTCAACAATTCTATCTTTTATTACATCAATACCAGTGGTTTCGAGGTCAACAAAAACGAGTGGATTTTTAATATTAAGTTT containing:
- a CDS encoding 3'-5' exonuclease: MKLNIKNPLVFVDLETTGIDVIKDRIVEIAVLKIHVDGREELKVKRVNPGMPIPPETTAIHGITDEDIKNEPLFKEVAKSLANFIEGCDFAGFNSNKFDFPLLAEEFLRAGVDLDLRKRKFIDVQTIFHKMEKRTLGAALKFYCDKEIENAHNAGADSYATYEVLMSQLDKYTDLKNDVEFLAEFSAQTKNVDFLGRIIIDEKGVEVFNFGKHKGKSVVEVLEKEPSYYGWMMNGEFPLYTKKVLTNIYLKMKQK